The window ATTGGACGAAGTGAATTATGATCGTTTCGGGGTTTATTTGGTTTAGGTAATGGCAGCACCAGCTGGTTTTCTATTCTGGAGGAATATGGccagaaatgaaaataaaattaagaaggCTGAGGTAATAGGATAGGATTTGGTCGCTAGAATTGGCTAAAAATGAATACGAAATGCCATCGCATCCCGGTGCAGAGTCAACTACATACGAACGTACACTTTTTAGCTCAGACAGTGAAAATAGACTATTTAAATGTTCATTACCGCTGTCACAAGAAAGTGATTCTATTCTCAATGGCATTGTCTTGTGACAAATGGAGGATCAAGTTTATTTAGAAAATTTTCAACTACTGCAGGCTCCATTTTAGTTATAGTGTTATCAACAAAAGCCCCTcaaaacattcttatttttctCCAGATTTCAGGGATGTGTGTATTAGGAGATACGGAATCtttttacggaatcttccaagtttaggtatattttataccttaggctgctatttttactcttaaactactaataatttttccacccaccggtttagattttagagggggaaactcgattttagtgaaaatttgcactttaaagttgaaaatttggaaaaaagcactgaatcgaaaaacagTTGTAGCAAACGCctagtggttttaaaagacctatccagcgataccccacactatagggatggatgagaaaaaaatcacccccactacgtctatgggaggtaggtaccctaagattttttttttgaattttttattgtacttttttgtcagcatagtttacatatatatccttgcaaaattacctacagctttctagcattgatagtccctgagaaaagccgcggacggacagacagacagacagtcatggcgaaactataagggttccgtttttgccattttggctccggaaccctaaaaatctagTGTTGggtcttatgaaattttacagattacgtacaaaaaaatgttgttattgctaccaatcctaccaaaaatttgacagatcgcgggtaaaaatatcaaCTGTATAtactactaactctgccaaataaagtaaattcttaatttttaaGAATTGATTGATTACATTCAAGAATGCAAATTTCATTTTATGATAGTTTAGTAGAGAACATTTTGAGTTGAtttcctttttttgttatttaaaagaGAGTGACAGCTAAAAGAACATCTTATCAAATCATAGTACTTATGCTAATAAAAagtttaggattttttttatcccgaaaattaAAGGAAAAATGTGGTTACTCTACTTCTAATACCTTAGATGGGGCCCAGTCACGTTTTAAACAGCACAAGCTTTAAAATCCAGCAAAAACCAGTACAATTCCTTCGAATACTCGGTTTGTGTCGTAAATCAAGACAATTTTAGTATTTAACATAATGCAACTTTATGCCTTTTatgtactaaaaatataaaacgttAGGTAAAGACGTAAAATAAGGATTTATTGACACTTTTGTCTAAAAATCGTGCTAACTAGCCCCGTGCTACTGTATATATTTCAAACTATGTATTGAAGAACCGTCGACCGATCAAAAACTTAGGTCTTTTGAGATAATTCAGCCATTCGTAAAAAGATGGTATAACGCTACACGGGGAATAAAATTGATTAGATTTCTCGTCTCCGAAAGCCCCTATGCAGGTTAGGGGTTACTGCACTGCACGTATACCTTAACCACTTGTCTGTTTACAATAATAGTAGTATAGGTAgttccaccagagttgaggtcacgcacacaagaacatgtcgtgtaatgacagcaggattttgacatttactcattcattctccttttgtggaatcagttatttttgtagttgtgtgtaatcattcagcgttgcggcttgccgtaacagtatgctgagtggggtccactttatactattcgatgttattttattttgttctctccatgtaatgtatttttatgtgtatcgaatatgtgtaaataaatgtttctctctctctctctcattcaCTTCATTTCTGGCGGAACCTCGGCGGAACTACTTTTGTTTTCATCAGTGTGGTTGTATAGACTTAATCCTATCACAcactcaaaaaaaatactttaattctGTGTTACCAGACTTCTCTTCAGATGTATCTAATTTTTTGGCTGCAGTTTACTAAAGGTTATAATAATGATACCAAGGACAGACATTTTTGGATTTTAGTTATAGGGAATAACGATAATGGATAAGATAAgatttgaattaatttaaatgATAGAAATCACCTGTAAAATATGCTAAAATTGCATGAAAACGGAAACGTTATTTCCGAACGAAGTGCCTTCTGTCAAAACCGAAAAACGCTGTCAGtcagctgtctgtctgtcactggTGGACAAGTAATGGTTTCTTTCAACATACAGACTGACCGACCGACAAGATATTACAATACTCGCCGAAATAATATGTTACACATTTTTAAAAGTGATAACTGAgacttaattattataattatggcGGATAGAGATCTTTCTATGGGACCTCGTGAAGGAGTTACATACCCAGTAAGGGTGCAGTACTGTGGAAATTGTTCGATGCCGATAGAATACTGCGAGTATTACCCTGAATACGATAAATGCAAGCAATGGTTGGAAAAGAACTTGCCAACCGAATTTGAAAAAGTCAAGATAGGTATGTTTTGAGATTTGTGTAATTATGATAAGGTTATAATTCCATCATATTAGATTATCTACTTTTAAGTGTACGTCAAACGTAAATGTCTTAGCCTAGTGTTAGTATTGCCTCATTTCCATATTATTTCAGATGAGGAAGAGAATGCTGGTGGTGAAGAGgagaaaaaaagacaaaaacgtGGAGGCAAGGGTATGCTCAAATCTAAAAAGAAAGAGGATGTTCCTAAGCTCGTGCAGGTCTCCCGGGCTCCGCGCGGCAAGAAAAaatctgtcactgttgtctctggGCTGAGCACCTTTGGTATGTGGTATTGTTATTTCTCAATGCACCTGTACAATTCATAAAATGAGCAGAAACCAAGATTTAACCGAAAGAAATGAGTCAAACAAGGAGTTTTTAAAGCTATCTAAACCTTCCTTGGACAGTGGTGTTGTTTTTATATAAGGGGtctgtataataaaattatggaCTTTTTGTTATATTCCCTTAGTCTGAAAAAAATTTGCTATGCcaaatgtaaatataaaataatgtgtgCACTTGATCTATTCATATCTCAAGTATACTTTCGATcaagtttactttttattaaatttacagaTATTGACCTGAAAGTGGCAGCAAAGTTTTTTGGCACAAAGTTTGCTTGTGGGTCGTCAGTGACTGGAGATGATGAGATTGTTATTCAAGGAGACGTAAAGGATGACCTGTTCGACATTATACCAGAGAAGTGGCCTGAGGTaagtttttagtttatataagtaaaaagtattttaattttctgggTTGCAAACTAGTGGCACTGATCTAGCAAGCCCAACTTTTAGAAAAAGCCCAGCAAAGTATGGTGATAAAAGTGAGTGAGACTTGATTAAGAGAAACATATCAGTTGTTTTTCAAACTTAGAACAAACTCTAATTAAGCAATTGCTTAAAGCATCATATCTTGGGAGCACCCTAAACAATAAACAGCACCAAATAAATATGATTCAAATTATTTCTAAGACCAATAATAGTTTTCTTGTTAATTAGGGGTTCGGATTAGGGATGCGGGGGATGCCACAGTTGTGGATTGCTTAGTTAGGGCATCAAGTAGTTTTAAAACTAGTACTTAACAAACTCCATGAAAGAAATGGCAACTAGACCTCTAAGTAAACATGAcgattttaaaaacatttaaatgattactcttatctttttttatgtttacagATTGATGAGGATAGTATTGAAGATTTGGGTGACCAGAAGAGATAGTCACAATCAAGGGTATAAAATGATGACATGAAATAAAGGGTATTATTCCTTTGTCAATGTGAGCCATTTATGACAAAGATTTGGAATTCTCTGTCTTTGTTGCTAAGATTTTACATATTGACAAAGTAATAGAGCACTTTCGtctaaaattactttatttatgaGCTACTGCtaataaaatgaaagaaaaaatattttgtattatttttcacacctcatTGCTCCTCTAtccttcctttttttttaatcttatattttgacgaggctttagtacactaaatgtgactatgccagcctcatggggagcctcagatacaTGTTACACTCCCTTGTGCCGAAACCTAGTCTCTGGATGGAAAGGCCTGtctgcttcttctgaaagtggttGACTCCGAATCGCATTTACACTTCCATTCAACAGATCCATACCATCCAGATATCTGTTTTTGTTGTTCTTATTCTGGTCACattccagaagaaaatgaaggaggtcttcagtcttattacaacctatacacaaccaaatttaggaaataatttagtggaatgtgaccagacCGCACACGAAATGCAAGGACAAGTAGTTCCCTGGGAAGGCTGGCACAATCAAATCAGGGTACCTTGTACACTTTGTTCTGAATATTATTATACCAAATGCCCTTTGTTTCAGGTACTTGTTAAACACTATTTGCCATTGTTCATTACACTGCCTTGGCTAAATACATCAATTCATAACCACCATAAGGTTTACTTACATCCAATCTCAACCCCTCTTGAAACTGCCATGTTAGCTAATCTATCAGCTTGCTCATTACCAGCTATGCCCACATTcctttctaatattataaaagcgaaagtaacTCTTTCCCCTTtatgcttaaaccgctgaaacaATTTAGTTGAAATTCGGCAAGGTGATAGTGAAAGATCTTCGTAAGGACACAAgattgtttttatcccggaaaatcgcaGTTTCCGTGGGATtgtgataaataaattcttgGCAGTCAAAGACGCGCGCCAAAAGATGGTtccatcaaaaataaataaatattctatgtTTACGTTTTGACtattagaataaatatttattcggcATAGAAATAAAGTAAGAAGATAAAATGAAAAGGCACACAGTTGTTTCTTTATTTCGCTTAGGCTTGGAAAAGTTTCCAATTCTGTGGGAAATGTGTTAGTTTCTTTTTTTAGTTGTGTTTTAAGTCTGAGGTTTTAGTGTAACAATGCGACATATATCGACGAATTGCTAATGCTTAAAATATGTGCTTAACTCAAATAACAGATGGCGTTAAAATCGACACGTAttagaatttaaataatacaggagggctactacgaaactagaagttcgcgtcgtgcggtccctctgacacctatactatttaataagagagcgagagagacggtacgacacgaacttcgagtttcatagtagccctccTGTACGACAAAGACCAATGAATGATTCTTGCCAGTAAAAATCCacaaattacctacatttgTAGATTTTTATTAACGACCTAGAAATGGGAGATCTGGTAATACTAATGGGAAAAACCGTATAAGTTTTAcacaggccctataccacgaagtgcaaaaatcgaacttcgtatgttgccgtcccgctgctgcttatgtcatttaatacgcgagtgaaagggacgatgcgatacgaacttcgatttgcgagtttcgtagtaggcctgcAGCGCCATCTGTACTCACAGATAGATCAAAGACAAGCTAGGTTCTAATCTGTTGAGTAAACCTCTAAAAAATAGAAGTTAAATATTACCCAAGTATTTCTTTCGACACGGGAATTAAAATTCATGAAACTTAGATGAAAACGACAGTCACAATCACAGGTCACAATTTGGTCACAATgctacatttttcattttcactgGCAACTTCTGGCCATGGATTTATTATTTGCTTAGTAGCAACACTGTATACTGCTTCGCAAAAatcaacacaaaataaaatcacttcacttctaaacatttagtttagaTGTTTTGCGTTCATTGTGTGATGTGTATTGCTACAGATATGATGAAGCGTGTGTGTTCTTAAAAGTGCAATAAAGATTCTAGTGCAAAATAGGAAGTGATTAGGAGGACATTATTATGCTTCGATCAGAATGTAGCACCTAATCAAGTTCCCAAACCAAGAACGAATCCTT of the Choristoneura fumiferana chromosome 17, NRCan_CFum_1, whole genome shotgun sequence genome contains:
- the LOC141436790 gene encoding density-regulated protein homolog, which translates into the protein MADRDLSMGPREGVTYPVRVQYCGNCSMPIEYCEYYPEYDKCKQWLEKNLPTEFEKVKIDEEENAGGEEEKKRQKRGGKGMLKSKKKEDVPKLVQVSRAPRGKKKSVTVVSGLSTFDIDLKVAAKFFGTKFACGSSVTGDDEIVIQGDVKDDLFDIIPEKWPEIDEDSIEDLGDQKR